Within the Pagrus major chromosome 4, Pma_NU_1.0 genome, the region CGAATATTTCATTCTTGTATCATAAATAACTTTGACAATAGCACTCGTTAACACCAATTGACACAGACTTTTGCTTGACTTTATAATACAACCACATTCTTTTGTTGGAATAGTAAATTATGTGATGTCGATGgaatacaaaaaataatcacatgtaATAAAAGATCCAGGCCTGCTGGTTTGATTGgcacctttgaccttttgattTACAATCACTGTTAGTAGCGATGAGCAGCGTGCACATGAACGCTATAGACCTCAAGTAGGAGTGACTATGCATTTACTGATCatactgcagctgctctgtcacCATCTGCAAAGGTATTTTCAATGGAGCCTGGATCAGAAAATTTGGACTACATATGACAATACTGAGGGACGAAAATGTACCAGCCAGTCAATAAAAAAGGGAGAACATTAACTCGGGTCCGATCACTGACGCAACTGATAACAAGCGTGATCAAAGAATAAGAGCTACAagagagggtaaaaaaaaaaagagctctCCTTGTTGAGGAGGCTAAACTTttgcacaaacagacaaactgggATTTAATTAATCTAACGTCCAAAGTGGGTCAGAGGGGGGTTTAATACCTTagtaattttgttttaaaacacaataatattAACAGCAACATGGAAACATCTTTTAACAATGAAGCAACTGAATCACAAACACTGCTACGAAGGTGGGTCACATTAGGTTAAATGCCGTTTAGTATCATCAGTCGTAAAGTTTTTAAAGTTCAGCATTCAAaactagggatgcacaatatcTGCAAAGAGAAATATCGGctcaaaatgaacatttctgttgATAAGATGAACAACTGactatgttttattttgtccagtgaatttcatcattttgttcAAAGTAATGTGTTCACCCCGCTGCAACAGAGGATGTTCTTCGCAGTTAGGTGGGAAGAAATGTGCAAATATCGGACAAAAGGAGCTGGAAAAAATTGGCAAATGTCCGATATTGTGCATCCCTTTTTGAAACTACTGAGACAGGAGGGACAAAATCATCTCCATGGAAATAATGGCCaaaaaaagacagcaacaaTGATTTTATGTTGAGAAATATTCCAAGAAGTCATGACAAGACAAAGTGTGCAACAGAAACTGTGCTCAGAAAAAAGGAACAGCGATTACAGCTATCAAAAAAAGGATATGATAGGTAGACTACATGTTTAAGAACACTGCtgactataaaaaaaaaaaaaaacctgacccACATTCGCAGCAGCATTTGCAACAGCCATTTGGTTACTTCCAAGTTTAATTCTTGGTCAACGGTTGGTACACAagccatgaaaaaaacagaaaaacatgaatctTGACACTACAAAGCTCAGTATTTGCAGCATCAAGCTGCCAGAcaacactaataaaaacaaataatgaacaTGACTTCAGAAGGCAGATTAGGAAGTTCATAGTTTATTAAAATTCTATATGTTTAAATCTAAAtgagtataaaaaaaaaaacagttgaaatCAATGCGAAATTCCTAAGCAAGTGTGAGTGTACAACGTATGATCCAGTGTACTCTACTCATTTCAAGTTTGTTACAAGACAGCAATCTTCAACCCTGAAAGCAACTCAGACAATCATGAGTATTTCtcagaataaaacaatgaaCATGTCGCTTTTTGCCTTGCTACCTCTACCTGTCCTTTGATAAACCTCTGAGAATAAAGAAGGAAACTGAATGTTCCAAATCTCCAGCGTGGCCCAGCCACCATGAGGTCCGTTAACAAATCAGATAATAAATACAGGCATCCAAATGGGCTACAAcagcaaatatttttgaaactATTTTCctcatgcatacacacaagcaTACGTCTGACTGAGATTATGAGCTTTCTAAACCCTCTTATCTACTCCTAACAGTTACTCTTTACAGTGCAACAGTATGGCAGCAAATGGATAGCagtgctttcattaaaaaaaaaaaaaggaatggaaaataaaaatatatacaacattATGGAAAAGCAGTAGTTTCATCTTTTGGTCCTGCGTCCATTACAGACagaactgctttttttttgaaaatgcttCCTCATATCAACAACAGTAGTTTCCACAAGACTGTGAAGGGCTGCAAGGGGGAAAAGTGGAACAAATGTTAGGATCTCAGCTGCCACTGATAGGTGGAGTGTTGGCATAGCCCGTCACAcaattttaatcaaatttgaGCCTGTTTAGTCAAAGTATTCAGCCGAAGGGATTCACTTTTTGAGAATGACCGGGCTTCAGAGTGCTGACTTTGGCCCATTTTTACCCAAAcatgacctttttaactttgaagatcttttaaatgcacaagaaacaatataaaacactgaaggaaaggagaaaaatgaaaaacacataatAGGTCTCTTTTAACAATTAAGTGGTTGCCTGAAGCCACTAGAAAGCCACCGCACGGGCCAAACGGCTgtgttaaaaataacaaaatcaaatatagaAATCAAAACAATACAATTGGAAATGTATTGACAGCTGAGTCGGTGTCATAAGGAAATTGGAAGTGGTTATCGGCACAACAAAGCAAATCAACAGTGATTATAACATGAATTCCTTCATGGCCGAACTTAAGAACTCCCCTAATAAAAGTACACACAGGTGCACAGTACCAATATGTGCTGTGTGGCCTTTTACAGGTTTTACTTCAAAGCCACTCAAGACAAGCCTGCTGTTGTGTGTACACATGATTTGCCATCATATATTGACACTGGCTGGGTGGTAAATCAGGGACTTTTAGTCATAAATGCTTACAGGGAAGTCTTTGGATTTAAATGCAGTGTTCTTCCTCATCAAGAACAAAAGTGTTGATATTTCTATGGAGGTAAAAGAAGaactatttctgtctttgtataTGATCCCCTCCCATCCTGCCAGCTGCTTATCTGTGTTCACCACGAATGCTGCACTCTTCGATTACATTTCGCAGGGGAacatttttgcatgtgtgttgttGACAGTTTTACATAATATCTGTAGGTAATCAAATTTCCCCACAGAAACAAACTTGACCTTTAACCAGTCATAAGTAGTGTTTGCATAAAACGCATCTAAGCTGGGCTTGTATGGCTTTGGGGGAGTTGAAATTCTGCGGATGAACATCAGTTCCACTAAAAGACGAAAAGTATCTCTCACCTCGTTACAACTGGGAACCTTCAGACCCTCCGTGCGCGTAGCCCCCTTTAGATTTCATCTGGGCCTGAACAAGGTCCACCTACAAACATCAAGGTTTTCATGTTAGCTGACTGAACACTGTTTTCTATACTCTGTTGGTTGAATATTCTGtaaagaggacaaaaaaaacctaCCGATGCCAGTCCCAGACCCATGTCCCCTGAGCCTACATGTGTTGTGTGAACAAAGTTTGTTGGCTCCCCGATCATGGAGCGATCGATTCGTCGCCGCCGTTTCTGAAAATGAGTGCCATAAACATAAACTTCATTTCTACACCAAATGATGAAATTCTTTTCATCCTAAATATATTTAAGGCAGTTTTACTAATCAGGtaaacagcagctgaaacagagcctcctcttttctcttgtgAAACTTGCGCTCCACATTCATGAATCCTTTTATCTTATCTGATAGTAGATAAGCTGGCTGACTACAACTTGGCACAATCCTTGTTTTTGCTGCcgcaataatacattttattgaaagTAAGTGTCGTGACAGACAGTGGGATGTGGTAAGGTGGAGGCCCTGATACTTTCTATTTAATCTCCAATAAAAAGAGGATGTAATACATACTTTGTCAGGCATGTCACAACCACagtattaaaacaacaacaaaaaaacacttacggtaacattatgtaacttttttcccttaaaaagcttcaaaatcattttgatggtacagtttcttgtaataggatgaatggtgtctctgtctctgccactCCGCCCACCTATCACATGTTTCtacactgtgtaacttcagtgagagggtaggatcacagcgttacatacatgtttacttcaagatacgTCTGACAAATGGTTAAAGACGTGGGATTTGTATTAACAACATAGGTGTGGCAATGACAAACTGTACGGGCCGCTAAATCGTATAACATGTGTTCTAAAACTGAATTAATACCAACTTCCACTTTAAACAAGGCATCTTGATTAAAGATGTGAGTCGATCAATTTGTCTTCCATGTTAATCTCATACTTACAGGTTGTGGCTGCTCTGCAATGCAGCAGCTGAAACAAACCCAGAACTCAGTCATTCTGAGGCCGACAAAGAAGCCACAGcagtttcctctctctgttcagACGTCTCTCTGCGTCTGTCTTCCTGTTCAGTCTTAGCAGCAGAGCCACAAACACACGCCGGAAACTGATGACAGGCACAAACCACTGGTTTATCCTGGGTTAACAGTTGGCACGAGAACCGTTCATCTAACACAGGGCAGCACACTCCTGTCAACACATGaaagatgcagaaaaacattattttttcgTTGAATACTGATACACCGTGGCAAATTGGTTATTATTGTCAAGCTTATCCATAATGTCTTAACTTTGTTTCTCATGTCAAGAGATCATATATTTGAGTTAGCGCCTTCTTGAAGTTAAAAGCAGTGTCATGTGGTTAATGCTGGTTGATTTAGTAGCCGGTTTTGTACCTAGCGTGTCACTGTCATCTGCCAAGAGCCACAGGTAATGAGGTCAAACTAAAAGCCGACATTTGTGTACATATATAGCTCGTCTAATCAAAAATACTTCTATTTCATATTTAATTAACTACACtcatttactgtacatacatatcTGACTTTCTCATACAAAATAAtcaagtttcaagtttttattgtcaatttctccaCATGTACCAGACATACAGAGGAATCGAAAAGACGTTTCTCACTATCCCAcggtgagagaaataaagtgcacaagcacaacagatgaagacagacatTTCCTAACACTAAAGTAACAATACGGTGCACGACAGATAAAGACATTTACTAACATTAAAtagacaataaaatgtaaaaaaaaactactatgtttctgtatgtacagtatgtccagTTTCTGTATGATATGTAGTGCAGAAActggacagtgaatgaatgaattgtatAATGTGGTAGAGAACTGGGCATTGTGATTATAACCTTGGGCTTTCATGGCCACTGATCAGCAGATGCTTCAGTGCTCATCCAGCTGTTATTAACAATGCAGCTCTGATAAGGCATCCTTTTTAATTAATATCGCCCTGGAGCTAAAACACATCTGAAGGTGTATTCAGTTAATGGGACAGACAAGCAAATGTATTCAAATATATTTGGAGCATCATCTGACAACATGACTGAAAGTACCTATGTTTtcaccactgaatattttaagCTGCATGACTGTGACAAATGCTATATTATATGTGAGAAGGACTTGCTCATAAGGGGAACAGAATCTTGAAATGGAGACTcaagatgacttttattttaaagaagtgTAACATGTGCTGAGGAGTTATTTTCATTAGCCACAGATCCgctgattattttcaggattgattgtttagtctatacACTGTCAAAAAACGTGAAAATGTGACTGTGAAAAATACTCGTCACAATTTTCCCagcaataaatgaaaaagaaaagctgcaaatccttACGTttaggaagctggaaccagcaaatatttgacatttttgcttgaaaaatgactgaaatgatgaatGATTTATCAAAAGAGTTTGCAACTCATATTCCTCTGATCAACTAATAGATTGATCGACGAGTCATTGAAGCTCTCCAGACATAATATATGTAGAGGACAGGCTGTGAAGGGAACTTATTGGATTTTAAGGTTATACCAAACTTAGTTTATCAGGAGCAAAGGCACTGCAGTGAATTTTGACAGAGCAGCAGGATCAGACACCCTGGGATGTACCGTGTCAGTGAATAAAATGGTTTTGCTGTGGATAACTTTACTTGGCagcatcaggaaaaaaaaaaacaggatcaggctttttttcccccctccagTCATTACTGCAGTCAGACAGGACGGTGACAGGAGGATCAAATGATCTGCCAAATGCAAAGAGCTCGCTGACAATGTAGATATCCTAATTGGTGCCCCTGGCTGACATTGAAGTGTTACATTGCAATCCGTACAGGTGAATCATAACATGAGGTGGGTGAGAGGGATGCCAAATGCTGAACTTAATGACTCCTGAAATCCTTAAAGGCTTAAGTTACTCTACCTCAGATCACACGAACCTAATCGGTATTTACAAACAAATGAACGTTACGTAACTTCGCACCGCTGCGGCAAAGACTCTTCACACGGAGAGTTCGAGCTAAAAATCACAACTAGGCTTAATTCAGTGTACTTATGGGTGATATCCCAGTGTTTCACGGTTGATTTAACGCGAATTACTTTAGTGGAGCGGGGCGGACAAGTGTTAGCATTATCAGCTCCTAGCAGAGTTAGCTCACAAGCTAATGTTCACTAGCTCGCTACTAGCAGcaggtccgtgtgtgtgtgtgttttttttcctcccagtgACAGCTAGCACTAGCTAACCAGGCTAACTGAGCCCGTTTTCGAAAGTGTGACTTCAAAGCTCAACAAAACCGACACGTAACACAAATTAATATTGTAGTAACTCTTTGCCGGCTATATAGTGAACATAATCCGAAGAGTTATTATGATTATAAGTGGGAAAACTTACCAGATGGCGGCCGGTTTGCCGGAGTAAAAACCAACGATCGACTGAACGCTAAAGAATGCAAAAAAACCAGGAAGTGAGCTCGCTGATGACGTCACACAACTTCCGCTACAGAGTGTGACTACTTCCGTGTTGACCCACGTTTCTCACGAGCGAGCACAACTACacgctggtaaaaaaaaaaacacgtatTTTTGAATTCACACAATGAGGCCACTAACAGACGAAGAGACGAAGACGATGTTTGAGAAGCTGTCGAAGTAGTAAGTGAACCCAGAGGACATTTTGTTTGCCTGCTAAGATTCAAATGCTATGAAACCTGTTAGCATCCCCGTTAGCTTAACGTGTGAGCCATGTCTTCTCCCTCAACAGCATCGGGGAAAACATAAAGCTTCTCGTGGACCGACCTGACGGTACCTACTGTTTCCGGCTACAGAACGACCGTGTGTACTACATGAGGTAATCCGGGATACATTAAAACACATGTGCTCTATCTGTCACTTCTTTCACTTCGAGAAATGAATGTGTAATTCGTGTTCTGCCCACAGTGAGAAAATACTGAAGTTGGCCACAAACATATCCCGGGACAAGCTCGTGTCAGTGGGAACATGTTTCGGAAAGTTCACAAAGACCATCAAGTTCCGCCTGCACATCACAGCTCTGGATTTCTTGGCTCCCTATGCAAAGGTGACTATGGGTGCATCTCATTTCCCTTATTTGTGTCTTTGCTGTCATCATTTGcatcccctcctctctcctttgcTCTCATCAGTGGAGGTTGGATCAAGAGATGCACATATTTAATAACAAAGTGACACGTTTCTCCCTACAgagcttcattttttaaatttttttttaatctgtcatgATTTGCAAAAGCTTACAGGAAGAGCAGTGTACCCTGTACTGACACAGATCAGTTTAATGGTGTGTAATGTCAATTATTAGTGGTGGTGTATTTTTGGCCTGCTTGCGAGATGTCATACAGGAAGATGCCACTCTCCAGCTGTATATACTGGTTTTGACTGACAAACCCCTGACATTATATTGCTGCTAAATATACAACATGTCACTAATCTGACAATTTATGCTATATAGAGGTCAGTTGCTCTTCTGTCAAATGcccagattattattattttttaaaaacagtgagAATCAGTGTATGCAGGTGGTATCTGCCATTAATGTTTTTAGAAGCCATATGGCTGAAGAACATCAGCAGCATAACAGTaggccttttcacagcagaccaTTTGACTTGGCATAGTAGGAAAAGCATAGTTACTGTCACAGTAACACATTCGCCAACTAAAACTCAAGCTGTAGTATTGAAAATTGACTGactcaagttaaaaaaaagagctggCCCAGTTTTACTGAGCAACCAGATAAGATTTATTCTGCTTTATGAGATGGCTCCTGCATGATTACACCTGCTACACAGTTAAGGCAAGCCTATTTTTGAAACGATCCTAAAAAACTTATGGTTATACATTAtggatattttaaaatgtaatcactAAATATGACCTCCATTGCTATTCTGCTTGTGCATACAGCCAGTCCTGTTttcattcttaaaaaaaaaagttgaagcaTTACATCTCTACTAAGATTAAGTCAGGTAAATTCATGCACGTATGAATAACTTGAAGGCTTCGGTTTATAAttactgttcatattgtaaatattatgtatatacgagtctattctattttttatctttctattatattgtttacttttattattgtttattgtaatatttctgtcctttggctgctgtgacacagaaatttccccatttgcgggacaaataaaggaattctgattctgtccTGTCATCAGTTCAAGGTGTGGGTGAAACCTGGAGCAGAGCAGTCTTTCCTCTATGGGAACCACGTGCTAAAGTCTGGGCTTGGGAGAATCACCGAGAACACCAATCAGTACCAGGGAGTCGTGGTCTACTCCATGTCAGATGTGCCCCTGGTAAGTTTTGTAACTATGATGACACCACACTCACCGCAATGTCAAGTGCTTATATCCAAACAAACTCTAGTGCTAGTGTAACTCTGGAGGAGTCATTTAATTTTAGATCATACGACAGATTTCCATCTCTGTCCTTGTTCACTGATGGGATTTCTGTGTCTTATTTCTCAGGGTTTCGGCGTGGCAGCCAAGTCCACTCAGGAGTGTCGGCGAGTGGATCCCATGTCCATTGTTGTGTTCCACCAGGCCGATGTGGGAGAGTACATTAGGAATGAAGACACATTAACATAAAGATGCATCAACAGCTGGACTGTCACATTTAATACCCAGGAACATTCACTGAAATTCACAGCTGCGGTTTGTTTTAACAGAAATGGTTGAAGTGTCTGGTTCTAGGGCACCTCAACAGCAGATGCTACAGTTGGCCCATATTTCCAATTCACAGtcaaaagactgaaacaaagACCTCTCTTGACTCACCTTGGGATACTGCTAATTTGCCATCTGCAGGTTTCTTGTCACAACACCTCCTGAAACCGTCACTCTGGCTGCGAgtcaaatcatgtttttgtaaatgtcatccttttcaaataaatccatattgtctttgtaaatatttgtctttGTGAGCTTGCTACTGTATGTAGGGCTACAGTGAAATTGATTATCAGACACTAATGCAGTTTTTATAGCAAACAGACCACTACTTTGCAAGCTGAAACAAATTTATTGAAGTACAAACTGTACATTAACTTTAAACGTGATTAAAGGGTTACCTTTAGTATTTTTCAATCTGGACCCTATTTTCCAACGTTTGTGTCTAAGTGACTCATGGGGACAAGAGTTTTTGAAATACTTCCATTATTGAGTGAAACAACCAGCAACCACAACACAGGTTGCAAAGTAATCCCTCTGGGCAATTgtgcactgtaaaaatacaacaactgAAAATGCTTGCAAATGTCAAATCATCATGCTTTAAATAGCATctttacagaaaatgaaaattgcgATTACAATGCAAAAATGACCATTCGCTTAGAGATCAGGGTTCCGAGGTCAAACTGGGAttcttacggttgtttttttgctttggacagtagcttGGCcgctagcggtagccatgtcTTTTCGACTAATAACTATCAACAATAGTAATACTGCAGGCAAACGCAAGGAGGGgagaaagttgaaaagttgtttcCAAATTCCAAAAAGTGTTGCCCCCATTACTCACTTAGATACAGAAACATGGGAAAATTGGGTCCAGGTTGAAAAATACGGAAGCTACCCTTTAATGTACAAAaactggttaaaaaaagaaaaaacagaaaagaagtgCCCTGTGCTTTTGAAGTCCTTTCAGACCATATTTAGCTTTTTCATTGTACGCCACCGGTCCTTAAGGTTGATATTTGATCGATTTCTGAAGGAGTAATATGACTTTATCTTATTCCAGTTGCCCTCTCCGAATTTTTGGACCCCTTCTTTCAGCTTCTGCGTCTCACGCTCAGTCCACCTCTGCAATACAACAGGAACATGAGGTCActcaattttctgctactttaacACACCAGCATAAAACAGACAACATcgctgcattttatttttgtcactgtTGCTGCATTATAGTGCAGCCGACTATACTGAGAAGTCCGCTTGCATAGAACTTTGATCAGCTGCCAGAACCGTCAGACATCTGAAAGTTGTGGGTCTTATTGGAGGCAAGAAGCGACCAAACTCATGCTATCCTTTCTACATCAATGTTTTCTGATTGTAGTTTGATATTTCAATAACTTGTGAGTGTAGCCAACCTTAAGACATCTGCCGAAAAGAAATGCACCCCAACAAATCTGTTacttcattttttacttttagatATTACAAATCCAGGTCTTGTTTTACTTACCCTCTTCTTATGGCCTGAGTTTGGACTGTTGCTCTCGTCGTGTGATCCTtccagggagaaaaaaaagaggatattTTACTGCTTGAACTATTTTTTCAACTAGATTCGCAAAGTATTAATAAGATAAAATATTACCATTACCGTTATTACCGTTATCCCTTTTGGAGATGAAATAAGTCTCTTCATCACTCCATCTTTCCTTAGTCTCCTTTGCATTATAGAACAGCTCTTTCCTGTGAACAAAAGAAGAGTTTATCATGCTTCATAATGCTAATTCATAAacagctgtgaaaaaaacaaaaacattattttaagactgttgtttaaataaatagGTCATTTTGAAGTGATATTGCGATTGcgatataattcatgattattatgggtgattacattttacatcacaattttcattatcattgaaaaactagtaaaatcatgatgtggcatttctccaggtctctgccaaacaaacatgttttattacatctggagaacaagctttGTAGGCCAgatcatctctgcagcactacaacatttcattaaaacactgttttgtgacacattttaccttcataAAATAACTGCAGTTCTTacgatttggatattgcacttagtcATATTCCGATTATTTTGCAATTAATGGTGCAGCCCTAATGGTTTGTAATGAAACttgaatgaaataataataGTGAAGTCATCAATATGTGTAACTTTTGTGTGACTGTCACACACCCAAATGAATACTAGGAGGAAAGCAAATACACAGGACCTTTTGACTTACTAAATTATGGCGATTATTTTTGTTggtgaaagtgacaacaaagtCATCTATATTCATActttaaatgttatttctttttttaaattaacactCAAAATTGAACAATCTTTGGTATTAACTTCATTAGAACAGTTGAACTCTCATTAGGTATTTCATGGAGTGGAGAattactttatgaaaaaaaatatctctgatGTAACGTTAGTCTATCTTGGTAAATTAAAGTCTTTCGCGCATGTATGGCTGCTACATATCTAACATTAACGTACAGCAGTTATCTGTCTGTATTTGTTTACTTTAGATttagagggagagggagattaAGAGGATGtagatattttcagcagaagtgGCCCTTAAATGATGATGACTGACTCAGCGTATCCTCCATGCAAAATGGTGACGTACTCCCCCGCAGTCAGTGGAGGCTGCGCAGCCATTGGCAACTATCGGAGTCAAGTTCAGCCCATGAAAAAAGTTTGTAAAAGGTCCTATCGGTGCCGGTATCGGTCGACCTCTATTCTAGAGTTCCGgcattatttttgtattttctgctaGTACTCATTCACAACAACAGGTgaattaaagctgctgctggtgtaaTCTTCACTTACCATTTTGCAGTAGGACCTTTGTCTTTAGCAGTGTCCTTGTGAGGGGTGGAGCATGTTTGAGGGCTCCgttgatgaggatgaggattgGGTGAGATGTCCGAAGAAGAATCTGTGATATGGACCTCATCTGTATCATCAGGATCCCtgcataaaaacatgaagttaATTGAATAACGTTCGTCCTCGAATCTTAACTAACATAATGAcgtcaaatgaatgtagtgttTGGACTTGCCTGCTGGGAGGATCATTGGCCAGTTGTTTACGAGGTTTCTGCACTGGGGTTTTACGGGGAGCAACTGACGCCTGTGGGTCTTCCTCGCTATCGGATGGCATCTGATTGGATTCAGTGGACTTTCTGTGTGTTGAGAGTTTGAGACAGTCAAGATTTAAATCAGAAAATTTCAGATTTGTTGACCAAAATCATGGTTTTCTCTGTGAAATTCAATGGCTATGTTCTTTTTCTAAGGGTGGGCAATCTGACAATTTTAGAGAGTGATTGAAGGTGTCCACCGTGTCCACTTTTCAGGAGAATCATAGATTTACATTTTAGATCATGGATCGTGTGTGCTATTGAAcacattgtgatattttttggaTAGTCTGCCCACCCCTATTTGTTCCCACAATACAACTCGTGAATATAGCCAACTCAAGACTTCTGCCGGTATGTAATGCACCCCAACAGATCTGTTactttattcttttcttttgtacTACAAAGGCAAGTCTTGTTTTACTTACCCTCTTCCTGAGGCATGAGTTTTAGGTGGTGCTCTTCCTATGCAAtcctttgagaaaaaaaaagaaatattatataacaAGAATTTCACAACTACATTTACACAGGATTAATTAGAGGCAGATATTTGATAAAATATTACCGATATTCTTTCTGGGGTTGAGGTACGACTCTCGCTGAGAGGATCGTTGGCCGGTTGTTTACGAGGTGTCTGCTGTGCGGTTTTGTAGGAAGCCGGTGACTCCTGCGGGTCTTCCTCACTGTCTGATGACAACTGCCTTGACTTAGTGGAGTTTCTGCATGATGACAGTTGAGACTTAGTCAAGCATCGTCCAGGAAAAGATAGATCA harbors:
- the cdc42se2 gene encoding CDC42 small effector protein 2, with amino-acid sequence MTEFWVCFSCCIAEQPQPKRRRRIDRSMIGEPTNFVHTTHVGSGDMGLGLASVDLVQAQMKSKGGYAHGGSEGSQL
- the nip7 gene encoding 60S ribosome subunit biogenesis protein NIP7 homolog, with amino-acid sequence MRPLTDEETKTMFEKLSKYIGENIKLLVDRPDGTYCFRLQNDRVYYMSEKILKLATNISRDKLVSVGTCFGKFTKTIKFRLHITALDFLAPYAKFKVWVKPGAEQSFLYGNHVLKSGLGRITENTNQYQGVVVYSMSDVPLGFGVAAKSTQECRRVDPMSIVVFHQADVGEYIRNEDTLT